The proteins below are encoded in one region of Anoplopoma fimbria isolate UVic2021 breed Golden Eagle Sablefish chromosome 19, Afim_UVic_2022, whole genome shotgun sequence:
- the cnot2 gene encoding CCR4-NOT transcription complex subunit 2 isoform X2, which translates to MFGARKKFVEFVEVVDNDFSDESMYYSQPSMFPHRSDKDMLSSPSPSSSGQLSQLGASLYGPQSTLGFSVRGMGNSTPQLNRNLTQGTQLTSHITPTTGVPTMSLHTPPSPSRGTLPMNTRNMLNHSQVGQSIGMSGRTNSMGSSGLGSPNRSSPSIICMPKQQPARQPFTINSMSGFGMNRNQAFGMNNSLSSNIFNGTDGSENVTGLDLSDFPALADRSRREGTGNPTPVLNPLAGRAPYVGMVTKPSTEQTQDFSIHNEDFPALPGPNYKDPSLNNDDSKTNLNSTSKSTSNADGPKFPGDKTTSAQNNNQKKGIQVLPDGRVTNIPSGMVTDQFGMIGLLTFIRAAETDPGMVHLALGSDLTTLGLNLNSPENLYPKFASPWASSPCRPQDIDFHVPSEYLTNIHIRDKLAAIKLARYGEDLLFYLYYMNGGDLLQLLAAVELFNRDWRYHKEERVWITRAPGMEPTLKTNTYERGTYYFFDCLNWRKVAKEFHLEYDKLEERPHVPTTFNYNPAQQAF; encoded by the exons ATGTTTGGTGCTAGAAAGAAATTTGTAGAGTTCGTCGAGGTAGTCGATAACGACTTCTCCGATGAAAGCATGTACTACAGCCAGCCGTCGATGTTCCCACATCGGTCGGACAAAGAT ATGCTGTCCTCTCCCTCGCCGTCGTCGTCGGGTCAGCTGTCACAGCTTGGTGCAAGTTTGTACGGTCCACAAA GTACACTCGGCTTCTCGGTAAGGGGCATGGGGAACAGTACGCCTCAGTTAAATCGAAATCTAACGCAAGGCACGCAGCTAACAAGTCATATCACCCCCACGACGGGGGTCCCCACCATGTCCCTCCATACCCCTCCATCACCAAGCAG GGGGACATTGCCGATGAACACAAGGAACATGCTGAACCACTCTCAGGTCGGTCAAAGCATAGGGATGAGTGGCAGGACCAATAGTATGGGCAGCTCGGGGCTTGGCAGCCCCAACCGCAGCTCGCCGAGTATCATCTGTATGCCCAAACAGCAGCCAGCACGCCAGCCCTTCACCATAAACAG CATGTCAGGGTTTGGTATGAATCGCAATCAGGCGTTTGGGATGAACAACTCATTATCAAGCAACATCTTCAATGGCACAG ATGGGAGTGAAAATGTAACGGGACTGGATCTGTCAGACTTCCCTGCGTTAGCAGACAGGAGTCGGAGAGAAGGCACGGGAAACCCAACACCGGTGCTCAACCCACTGGCTGGACGGGCTCCTTATG tTGGCATGGTCACGAAGCCATCGACTGAACAGACACAGGATTTCTCCATCCATAACGAGGACTTCCCTGCACTGCCTGGGCCAAACTATAAGGACCCCTCGTTGAACAACGATGACAGCAAAACT AACTTGAACTCCACAAGCAAGAGCACATCCAATGCAGATGGGCCGAAGTTCCCCGGAGACAAGACGACCTCAGCACAGAACAACAACCAGAAGAAAGGGATCCAGGTGTTGCCCGATG gtcgGGTGACGAACATTCCCTCAGGAATGGTGACAGACCAATTCGGCATGATTGGCCTGCTGACGTTTATCCGGGCAGCAGAGACTGATCCGGGGATGGTCCATCTGGCGCTAGGAAGTGACCTCACAACACTCGGCCTCAACTTAAACTCACCAGA AAACTTGTACCCGAAGTTTGCCTCTCCGTGGGCCTCATCGCCGTGTCGACCTCAAGACATTG ACTTCCACGTTCCGTCGGAATACTTAACCAATATCCACATAAGGGACAAG TTGGCTGCAATTAAACTGGCACGATATGGTGAAGACCTGTTGTTCTACCTGTACTACATGAATGGTGGAGACCTGCTACAGCTTCTGGCAGCAGTAGAGCT CTTCAACCGGGACTGGAGGTACCACAAAGAGGAGCGGGTTTGGATAACGAGGGCGCCTGGCATGGAGCCTACACTGAAGACCAATACCTACGAGAGGGGAACCTACTACTTTTTTGATTGTCTTAACTGGAGGAAAGTAGCCAAG GAATTTCATCTGGAGTATGATAAGCTTGAAGAGAGGCCTCACGTGCCAACAACATTCAACTACAACCCAGCCCAGCAGGCCTTCTAA
- the lrrc10 gene encoding leucine-rich repeat-containing protein 10 has protein sequence MGNAMRGVIAFIPSERCQRYLVGDLKEMPLDRTLDLSSRQLRRTPVAACVFDELVKLYLSNNNLSSLPAELQGLRKLQLLALDFNCFEELPAAVCRLSQLCILYLGNNRLYSLPRELRALKELNTLWLETNCFTVFPKVVCELPNLKTLHLGYNQIQSLPTELRGLEELRSIWLAGNQLAVFPAVLLEMHFLAVIDVDRNKIRYFPALSHMQGLKLVIYDHNPCFNAPAVGEGVRRVGRWADCPDDGQEDDGSKAPSETAAEVTAVHPEEEHNI, from the coding sequence ATGGGTAATGCCATGCGAGGCGTCATTGCCTTTATTCCCTCAGAACGCTGTCAACGATATCTTGTGGGGGACCTGAAGGAAATGCCACTTGATCGGACCCTGGACCTGAGCAGCCGGCAGTTGCGTCGGACGCCTGTTGCTGCCTGTGTCTTTGATGAGCTGGTGAAGCTCTACCTGAGTAACAACAACCTCAGCAGCTTACCGGCTGAACTGCAGGGCCTGAGGAAGCTGCAGCTCTTAGCCCTTGACTTTAACTGCTTTGAAGAGCTCCCTGCAGCTGTCTGCAGATTGTCCCAGCTCTGCATCCTTTACCTGGGTAACAACAGGCTTTACAGCCTCCCCAGAGAACTGAGAGCGCTCAAGGAACTCAATACTCTTTGGCTCGAGACTAATTGCTTCACTGTTTTCCCAAAGGTGGTTTGTGAGCTTCCTAATCTAAAGACCCTGCACCTTGGTTATAACCAGATACAGAGTTTGCCAACAGAGCTAAGAGGGCTGGAAGAGCTTCGAAGTATCTGGCTTGCCGGGAACCAACTGGCAGTGTTCCCAGCAGTATTGCtggaaatgcattttttagCTGTCATTGATGTGGATCGGAACAAAATACGCTACTTCCCGGCCCTGTCTCACATGCAGGGGTTGAAACTTGTCATCTATGACCACAACCCCTGTTTTAATGCCCCGGCAGTGGGCGAGGGAGTCAGAAGAGTCGGGCGGTGGGCGGACTGCCCAGATGATGGGCAGGAAGATGATGGGTCAAAAGCACCGAGTGAGACTGCAGCTGAGGTCACGGCGGTACACCCCGAGGAGGAGCACAACATTTAG
- the cnot2 gene encoding CCR4-NOT transcription complex subunit 2 isoform X3: MFGARKKFVEFVEVVDNDFSDESMYYSQPSMFPHRSDKDSSNVFLQMLSSPSPSSSGQLSQLGASLYGPQSTLGFSVRGMGNSTPQLNRNLTQGTQLTSHITPTTGVPTMSLHTPPSPSRGTLPMNTRNMLNHSQVGQSIGMSGRTNSMGSSGLGSPNRSSPSIICMPKQQPARQPFTINSMSGFGMNRNQAFGMNNSLSSNIFNGTVGMVTKPSTEQTQDFSIHNEDFPALPGPNYKDPSLNNDDSKTNLNSTSKSTSNADGPKFPGDKTTSAQNNNQKKGIQVLPDGRVTNIPSGMVTDQFGMIGLLTFIRAAETDPGMVHLALGSDLTTLGLNLNSPENLYPKFASPWASSPCRPQDIDFHVPSEYLTNIHIRDKLAAIKLARYGEDLLFYLYYMNGGDLLQLLAAVELFNRDWRYHKEERVWITRAPGMEPTLKTNTYERGTYYFFDCLNWRKVAKEFHLEYDKLEERPHVPTTFNYNPAQQAF, encoded by the exons ATGTTTGGTGCTAGAAAGAAATTTGTAGAGTTCGTCGAGGTAGTCGATAACGACTTCTCCGATGAAAGCATGTACTACAGCCAGCCGTCGATGTTCCCACATCGGTCGGACAAAGAT TCCTCAAATGTTTTCCTTCAGATGCTGTCCTCTCCCTCGCCGTCGTCGTCGGGTCAGCTGTCACAGCTTGGTGCAAGTTTGTACGGTCCACAAA GTACACTCGGCTTCTCGGTAAGGGGCATGGGGAACAGTACGCCTCAGTTAAATCGAAATCTAACGCAAGGCACGCAGCTAACAAGTCATATCACCCCCACGACGGGGGTCCCCACCATGTCCCTCCATACCCCTCCATCACCAAGCAG GGGGACATTGCCGATGAACACAAGGAACATGCTGAACCACTCTCAGGTCGGTCAAAGCATAGGGATGAGTGGCAGGACCAATAGTATGGGCAGCTCGGGGCTTGGCAGCCCCAACCGCAGCTCGCCGAGTATCATCTGTATGCCCAAACAGCAGCCAGCACGCCAGCCCTTCACCATAAACAG CATGTCAGGGTTTGGTATGAATCGCAATCAGGCGTTTGGGATGAACAACTCATTATCAAGCAACATCTTCAATGGCACAG tTGGCATGGTCACGAAGCCATCGACTGAACAGACACAGGATTTCTCCATCCATAACGAGGACTTCCCTGCACTGCCTGGGCCAAACTATAAGGACCCCTCGTTGAACAACGATGACAGCAAAACT AACTTGAACTCCACAAGCAAGAGCACATCCAATGCAGATGGGCCGAAGTTCCCCGGAGACAAGACGACCTCAGCACAGAACAACAACCAGAAGAAAGGGATCCAGGTGTTGCCCGATG gtcgGGTGACGAACATTCCCTCAGGAATGGTGACAGACCAATTCGGCATGATTGGCCTGCTGACGTTTATCCGGGCAGCAGAGACTGATCCGGGGATGGTCCATCTGGCGCTAGGAAGTGACCTCACAACACTCGGCCTCAACTTAAACTCACCAGA AAACTTGTACCCGAAGTTTGCCTCTCCGTGGGCCTCATCGCCGTGTCGACCTCAAGACATTG ACTTCCACGTTCCGTCGGAATACTTAACCAATATCCACATAAGGGACAAG TTGGCTGCAATTAAACTGGCACGATATGGTGAAGACCTGTTGTTCTACCTGTACTACATGAATGGTGGAGACCTGCTACAGCTTCTGGCAGCAGTAGAGCT CTTCAACCGGGACTGGAGGTACCACAAAGAGGAGCGGGTTTGGATAACGAGGGCGCCTGGCATGGAGCCTACACTGAAGACCAATACCTACGAGAGGGGAACCTACTACTTTTTTGATTGTCTTAACTGGAGGAAAGTAGCCAAG GAATTTCATCTGGAGTATGATAAGCTTGAAGAGAGGCCTCACGTGCCAACAACATTCAACTACAACCCAGCCCAGCAGGCCTTCTAA
- the cnot2 gene encoding CCR4-NOT transcription complex subunit 2 isoform X1: MFGARKKFVEFVEVVDNDFSDESMYYSQPSMFPHRSDKDSSNVFLQMLSSPSPSSSGQLSQLGASLYGPQSTLGFSVRGMGNSTPQLNRNLTQGTQLTSHITPTTGVPTMSLHTPPSPSRGTLPMNTRNMLNHSQVGQSIGMSGRTNSMGSSGLGSPNRSSPSIICMPKQQPARQPFTINSMSGFGMNRNQAFGMNNSLSSNIFNGTDGSENVTGLDLSDFPALADRSRREGTGNPTPVLNPLAGRAPYVGMVTKPSTEQTQDFSIHNEDFPALPGPNYKDPSLNNDDSKTNLNSTSKSTSNADGPKFPGDKTTSAQNNNQKKGIQVLPDGRVTNIPSGMVTDQFGMIGLLTFIRAAETDPGMVHLALGSDLTTLGLNLNSPENLYPKFASPWASSPCRPQDIDFHVPSEYLTNIHIRDKLAAIKLARYGEDLLFYLYYMNGGDLLQLLAAVELFNRDWRYHKEERVWITRAPGMEPTLKTNTYERGTYYFFDCLNWRKVAKEFHLEYDKLEERPHVPTTFNYNPAQQAF, from the exons ATGTTTGGTGCTAGAAAGAAATTTGTAGAGTTCGTCGAGGTAGTCGATAACGACTTCTCCGATGAAAGCATGTACTACAGCCAGCCGTCGATGTTCCCACATCGGTCGGACAAAGAT TCCTCAAATGTTTTCCTTCAGATGCTGTCCTCTCCCTCGCCGTCGTCGTCGGGTCAGCTGTCACAGCTTGGTGCAAGTTTGTACGGTCCACAAA GTACACTCGGCTTCTCGGTAAGGGGCATGGGGAACAGTACGCCTCAGTTAAATCGAAATCTAACGCAAGGCACGCAGCTAACAAGTCATATCACCCCCACGACGGGGGTCCCCACCATGTCCCTCCATACCCCTCCATCACCAAGCAG GGGGACATTGCCGATGAACACAAGGAACATGCTGAACCACTCTCAGGTCGGTCAAAGCATAGGGATGAGTGGCAGGACCAATAGTATGGGCAGCTCGGGGCTTGGCAGCCCCAACCGCAGCTCGCCGAGTATCATCTGTATGCCCAAACAGCAGCCAGCACGCCAGCCCTTCACCATAAACAG CATGTCAGGGTTTGGTATGAATCGCAATCAGGCGTTTGGGATGAACAACTCATTATCAAGCAACATCTTCAATGGCACAG ATGGGAGTGAAAATGTAACGGGACTGGATCTGTCAGACTTCCCTGCGTTAGCAGACAGGAGTCGGAGAGAAGGCACGGGAAACCCAACACCGGTGCTCAACCCACTGGCTGGACGGGCTCCTTATG tTGGCATGGTCACGAAGCCATCGACTGAACAGACACAGGATTTCTCCATCCATAACGAGGACTTCCCTGCACTGCCTGGGCCAAACTATAAGGACCCCTCGTTGAACAACGATGACAGCAAAACT AACTTGAACTCCACAAGCAAGAGCACATCCAATGCAGATGGGCCGAAGTTCCCCGGAGACAAGACGACCTCAGCACAGAACAACAACCAGAAGAAAGGGATCCAGGTGTTGCCCGATG gtcgGGTGACGAACATTCCCTCAGGAATGGTGACAGACCAATTCGGCATGATTGGCCTGCTGACGTTTATCCGGGCAGCAGAGACTGATCCGGGGATGGTCCATCTGGCGCTAGGAAGTGACCTCACAACACTCGGCCTCAACTTAAACTCACCAGA AAACTTGTACCCGAAGTTTGCCTCTCCGTGGGCCTCATCGCCGTGTCGACCTCAAGACATTG ACTTCCACGTTCCGTCGGAATACTTAACCAATATCCACATAAGGGACAAG TTGGCTGCAATTAAACTGGCACGATATGGTGAAGACCTGTTGTTCTACCTGTACTACATGAATGGTGGAGACCTGCTACAGCTTCTGGCAGCAGTAGAGCT CTTCAACCGGGACTGGAGGTACCACAAAGAGGAGCGGGTTTGGATAACGAGGGCGCCTGGCATGGAGCCTACACTGAAGACCAATACCTACGAGAGGGGAACCTACTACTTTTTTGATTGTCTTAACTGGAGGAAAGTAGCCAAG GAATTTCATCTGGAGTATGATAAGCTTGAAGAGAGGCCTCACGTGCCAACAACATTCAACTACAACCCAGCCCAGCAGGCCTTCTAA